The proteins below are encoded in one region of Helianthus annuus cultivar XRQ/B chromosome 2, HanXRQr2.0-SUNRISE, whole genome shotgun sequence:
- the LOC110889179 gene encoding uncharacterized protein LOC110889179 yields MELAHRAHWAIKTVNADYDEAGKLRKLQLSEIEEIRDEAYECASAYKDKLKKVHDAKLRKKTFEVGQKVWLYNSRLKMFAGKLKSKWMGPYVIRRVGRFGDVDIQDEQTLKQQTVNGHRLKPYLEGNDINNLELDKAGYILRPTDEEQP; encoded by the coding sequence ATGGAGTTGGCGCATCGGGCACATTGGGCGATCAAGACGGTCAACGCGGATTATGATGAGGCGGGTAAGTTGAGAAAGTTGCAATTGAGCGAGATAGAAGAGATTCGAGATGAGGCGTACGAATGTGCATCGGCCTATAAAGATAAACTCAAGAAAGTGCATGATGCGAAATTGAGAAAGAAAACATTCGAAGTGGGGCAGAAGGTTTGGTTGTATAATTCAAGATTGAAGATGTTCGCGGgcaagcttaaaagcaaatggatgggtccgtatGTCATTCGGAGAGTTGGGCGATTTGGTGATGTAGACATCCAAGACGAgcaaacattgaaacaacaaacggtgaacggtcaccgcttGAAGCCATACTTGGAGGGAAACGACATCAataacttggagcttgacaaagcgggctacatcttacGCCCGACCGATGaagaacaaccatga